The genomic segment GGCATTCCCGCCGTAGAAGCCCGCTCCGCCGAGGCCCGCCAGCGACAGCACGGTGAACGTGGCGTCCAGCAGCGCGGCGACCATCAGCCACACATACGCGGCGCGCAGGAACTTGTCGTGGCCGCGCGACATGCCCGTCTCCTTCACCCACGGCTGGCTGGGCGAGAACACTCGAATGGCCAGCGCGAAGGTCACGAACGCGGCGACCTCCAGCGCGGCCCCCGCCGTCGCCAGGACGACGCTCGGCGCGCCTTCGCCCAGGGCCATGCCCGCCAGCCGTACGGCCAGCCCGCTGTTCAGGGCAAGGAACGCAAGATTGACGCCCCGTGCGTTCAGGGCGGGCAGGCCCAGGAACGTGGGCATGGTGCGGACCGACATGCCGAAGATGAACGAGACGATGAACCCGATGAAGTAGATGTGCAGCAGGAGGTCGTCGGCGGGACCGGGTATGTAGGACTGGCCGCTGGACGCCATCATGCCCAGGAGCGCCAAGTTGACGAGCGCGGCCACGCAGAGCCATGCGGCTCCAGCCAGCATGAACTTCTCGTAGATGTCGCGCGGCTGCAAACTGGAAACCACGGTGGCGCGAATGAGGGCCAGGAACAGCGCCGCGCCCGCCAGCTCCGAGAGGCCGGAGAGGAGCAAGAGCGCCGTACGGACGGGGCCGCCGCCAGGCATTGGCTGACCGGCCAGGCGGAGCGCCAGGCCCGCCAGTACGAGGCCGTAGGACAGGTAGGCCAGCCAGGGGCGTCGCAGGGATGTGGCCTTCATGCGCGGCACGGCGTGATAGGCGATGCCCATGATGAACAGGCCCACCCAGCCCAGTATCTGGGCGTGGCCGTGGACCTGCACGTGGGGCAGCCACCACGCGCCCAGCGTCCCGCCCAGCGCGGGGTAGAGGATGATGACCGTGCCCAGGCTGAAGCCCGCCGTCAGGGCGACGGCCAGAGACGTCTTGATGAAGAGCGGGAAGATGTCGTGGGGGCGCTTCGCGCTTGACGGGGGACTCGCTGGGGGGCGCGGGCGGCCCTCCGCTTCCGCGACGAACTCGTTCAGTTCGCGCAGGAGGACGTTCGGCTCCACCTTGTGGACGCGCGCGAAGAATGCGATTGGCTCCAGCGGCCCCCGCGGCCCGCCGCAGCCGCCGAGTCCGTGCCGCTCGAAGATGCGCTCCGCCTCCGGGTAGCGGCGCAGCGCCTCGCGGACGGACGTCTCGCCGGTCACGCGTTCGGTCGTCATGACCGGCCCCTAGTCGCCCTTCTCGCGGGAGAACACGACGCGCCAGTCGCCGTCGGGCGTCTGCTCCGCGTGATGCGAGAAGCCGCGCCGCTCCATGACCATGTAGAGAGGCGCGGGCTCGAACGGCGCGACAAGCTCCAGCGACTCGTCCGGGCCGAGGCCGTCAACGGTCTGCATGATGCGGGTGAACGGCTCCCTGCCCTGGCGCAGGTCGTCGCGGACATCCAGGATTGCCATAGCAGCCCTCCTTCCGCTATGTCGGAACACGGGGATACCCCGCGGGCGTCTGACTCGACGCTATCAGCATAATGTCAGGCGACGGCGGGCGCTGTGACAAAAGTCACCCGTGCGCGAGGTTGGGGGGTGGGAGGCGCGACGCGGTTACTTCGCGGCGTCGCTGAGCGCGTCGGCGAGGGCCTTGCGGTCGAGCACGCGGATATGCCCCTCCTCGCGCCGGATGGCCCCGGATTCCTCCAGGGAGCGGAGGGCGCGGGCGACCACCTCGCGGGCGGTGCCCACCATCGCGGCCAGGTCCTGCTGGGTGAGCCGCAGCGAGGGCTCCCGCTCCGGCGCCATCTCCGCGTAGGCGAGCAGCACCTTCGCCACGCGCCCTTCGACGTTCAGCAGCGAGAGGTCGGAGACGAGCGTCACGAGCATGCGCAGGCGTCCGGCGAGGATGCGCAGCATGCCCAGCGAGAAGGAGGGGTACTGCTCCACCAGCCGCAGCACGCTCTGCGTGGAGAGCACGCCGACGATGGTCGTCTCCATCGCCTCGACGTTCGCGGGGTTGGGGCCGGCGTCGAACGCGGGCACGTCGTTGAACGTCTCCGCGGGGCCCATGACGCGCAGCACCTGCTGGCGGCCCTCCGGCGACATGCGGAAGACCTTCACCCGCCCCATGATGACGAAGTAGAGGCCGTCGCCGGGGGTACCCTCGGTGAGGATGACCTGGCCGCGCGTGAGCGTGCGCTCCTGGACGAGCGACGCGACCTGCCGGAGCTGGGCGTCGTCCAGCTCCTTGAAGTAGGGTATGCTGCGCAGGAACGCGACCGCGACCATTCTCGGCTCCGTTGTGGTGAGTGCGGCCATTGTACCAGACGGCGCGGGAGGGCTGGCCGCGCGCGGCTTTGCGGGCACGACGGCGCGGGGGTATACTTGCGGCGGGGGAGTTGCGCGTGCGGTCGCGGCACAGCTAAGTGGCCGTTACCACGATTCTTGGAAGCTAGTGAAGAGATGACGGCGGAGCATAGTAATAGTAGCAGATAGAGCGAGGTCGCGACTTCAAGCTTGTCCCTCAGGGACCGAGACGCAGGGAATTACGCAGTTTATACTGTAGCCAAAGGAATATGCGACATATGCCTGAGCATCCACTCGCCGAGGTTTTTGGTTTCCCAATTACGAATGCGTCCAAAGAGGCTCAGAGGTACCGCAAACGTCGCCTATGCCCTTTCAATAACAAGGTTCCGAATTGTACCAAGGACAAGGCTAGCGACCCGCTAGGAGTTTGCAGCGTTTACAACGGCAAAGAGGTGGTGATTACTTGCCCCATAAGATTCCGCCAAGACTGGGTTATTGCAGAAGATGCGGCAGCCTTTTTCTTCCCTCACAACGCAAAGTGGACTTCACTTGTTGAAGTTCGTCTTGATGATAAGAATGGTGAATCCGCTGGCAATATTGACGTAGTCCTTGTCGCCCATGATGATAGAGGCCGGGTACTTGATTACGGGGCTTTAGAGGTTCAAGCAGTTTATATCTCAGGGAATGTACGTCGCCCATTTGAATACTTCATGGAAGATCCTATAAGTCGTGCAAACTTGATATGGCGAGGGAAGCCAAACTATCCACGTCCCGACTACTTGTCTTCGTCGCGTAAGCGATTGGCGCCGCAACTCATGTTCAAGGGCGGTATTCTTCATGCGTGGAATAGAAAGATGGCTGTAGCTCTAAATAAAGGCTTCTTCCAGACTCTGCCTGCCTTGCTTGAAGTCGAACCTGAGAAAGCAGATATTGCCTGGCTTGTCTATGATTTGCGTTATGAAGCTAGCGAGGATTCCTACATCCTTGAGAAGTACAAGACGAGTTACACCGAATTTGAAGCCTGTCTCGATCAGATCGCTAAGCCTGCAATTGGCGAGGAGCACGCCTTCATGGAACGCATTCAAGTCAAGCTTGATGAGAAACTCGACGACGGCGATTCCCCCGATAACCAGACTATCAACCTGGAGATATAGATAATCATGGTTCAAATGGCTCTCATTGCGAATCCACCTAGAAGGCGCGTAGTCAACGTGGCCTCTATACCTCAGAGGAGTCTGTTTCGCTATCCTGGTGGCAAGACTTGGCTTGTGCCATGGATTCGAATGTGGTTGAGTACCATGGCAAAAAAGCCACGTGAGCTTATTGAGCCTTTTGCTGGTGGGGGAATCGTTTCTCTTACCGCAGTATGCGAAGGTTTGGTCGAGGCCGCCACAATGGTTGAGATAGACGAGCAAGTTGCGAGTGTTTGGCAGACAATCCTAAGTGACGAATACGAATGGCTGGTAGACCGCATACTCACATTCGATGTAACATCTGAAACTGTCCAGGAAGAGCTAGCTAGACCTGCAGCCAATGTTCGAGAACGCGCATTTCAGACCTTGCTCAGAAACCGAGTGAATCATGGCGGCATTCTGGCTCCCGGCAGCGGGCTGCTCAGATATGGAGAGAATGGGAAAGGACTAAGATCACGCTGGTATCCGGAGACGCTTGCGAGGCGCATTCGTGCTATTCAACCGTATAGGAATCGACTCTTCTTTGTTCAGGGTGATGGACTTGCGTTCATGGTTGAGAAAGCTCCTCTACGGGGTGTGGTTTACTTTATTGACCCTCCATATACCGTGGCGGGCAAAAAGGCGGGTACTCGACTGTATGCTCATAATAACTTGGATCACGAGGCATTGTTCAATATCGCCCGGACGGTGGCGGGTGACTTTCTCATGACCTACGATAATGCTCAGGGTGTAGTCGAGCTTGCAGAGCGCTGTGGTTTTGACAGACAAGCCATAGCTATGAAGAATACGCACCATGCGGAAATGACCGAGCTATTAATAGGGCGTGATCTTAGCTGGGGGCGAATGTAACCGCCCAGGCGTCTCCCTATTCCGCGCTTTTTCCTCTGCTGCTATACTATCCCTTACTATCATTCCACACGCACCGGAGCGCTCGGAAGCACCACGCCCCGACCTCGGAGGCCAGGCCCATGACGGATACCCTCGCGCCCATGAGCCCGGAGACGCTGGACCGCATCCTCGCGCGCGTCCAGAAGCCCGCCCGCTACATCGGCGGCGAGTGGAACAGCGTCGTCCGCGACTGGGACGCGACGGACGTGCGCATGGCCATCTGCTATCCGGACGTGTACGAGGTCGGCATGTCCAACCTCGGCATCCTGATGCTGTACGACGAGGTGAACCGCGAGCCGCACTACCTGATGGAGCGCTTCTTCGCCCCTGGCGTTGACATGGCCGCTGAGCTGCGCCGCGCCAGCCTGCCCTACTTCAGCCTGGAGACCAAACACCCCCTCGGCGCGTTCGACGTCCTGGGCTTCTCCTACGGCGCGGAGATGACCTACACCAACACGCTGGAGTGCCTGGACGTGGCGGGCATCCCCGTGCTCGCCGCGGAGCGCACCGACGCGCACCCGCTCGTCATCGGCGGCGGCACGTGCATGGTGAACCCGGAGCCGATGTCGCCGTTCCTGGACGCCGTGTACGTCGGCGAGGGCGAGGAGGCCATCCTGGAGCTGCTCGCGGCGTACAGGGAGCTGAAGCTGGCGAACGGCGGCGAGCGCCCGCCACGCGCGGACGTGCTCAAGCGATGGGCCGCCATCCCCGGAGTGTATATCCCCACGTACTACCACACGGCCTACCGCGAGGACGGCGTCGTTGACCACGTCCAGCCCACCGTGCCGTGGGCGCCGAAGGTCGTCGAGAAGCGCACCGTCGCGAAGCTCCCGCCGCCGCTGACGCACCCGGTCGTCCCGCACCTGGAGGCCATCCACGACCGCGGCGGCGTCGAGGTCATGCGCGGCTGCACGCGCGGCTGCCGCTTCTGCCAGGCGGGCTACGTCTATCGCCCGGTGCGCGAGCGCCCGCCGGACGAGGTGGTGAATGCGGTGGGCGAGATCCTGCGCAACACGGGCTACGAGGAGATTTCGCTCCTGTCCCTGAGCACCGCCGACTATACGCATGTGCGCGAGGTGGTGGAGAAGATAGCCGACCGCTACCACAGCGAGCGCACCGTCATCTCGCTCCCCAGCCTGCGCATCGACGCCTTCTCCGTGGATCTGGCGGACACGCTGGCGAGGGCGCAGCTCAAACGCCAGGGCTTCACCTTCGCGCCGGAGGCGGGCAGCGAGAGGATGCGGCGCGTCATCAACAAGTATGTGCCAGAGGAGGTCATTCTGGAGGCGACCGCGCAGACGGCGCGACGGGGCTGGAACAAGCTGAAGTTCTACTTCATGGTGGGGCTGCCCACGGAGGAGATGGAGGACGTTCAGGCCATTGTGGACCTGGTCGGGAAGGTCTCCCTCCGCTATCAGCAGACCTGCGGGAAGCGCCCCCGCATCCGCGTGGGAGTGTCCACCTTCATTCCCAAGCCGCACACGCCCTTCCAGTGGCTCCCCCAGGACCGGCCCGACTCCCTGCGCCGAAAGCAGGAGCTTCTCCGGCGCGGCCTGCGAAAGGTCGGCGCCGACTTCTCGTGGGTGGACCCCGCGGAGGCGGCCATCGAAGGGCTGCTGTCCATGGGCGACCGCCGCGTCGGCGAGGTCATCTACCGCGCCTGGCGCAAGGGGTGTCGCTTCGACGCCTGGGGCGAGCACTTCCTCCTCGACAAGTGGCTGGAGGCGATTGCGGAGGTCGGCCTGTCGCTCGACTTCTACGTCTATCGCGAGAGGCCACTGGACGAGGTGCTGCCCTGGGCGCACGTCAGCGCGGGCGTCACGTATCCGTTCCTCCGCAAGGAGCACAAGAAGACCTTTGTCAGCGTGGACACGCCGGACTGCCGCAAGGAGCCGTGCCAGGTGTGCGGCTTCCAGACGCGGGACAACCTCTGCTCGCTGAAGTACAATGACTTGGTCGCCTTCGTCCGCGCGAGGAAGGCGGCGACCGAGGACGCGCACAAACTGGCGGGGGCAGCCGTCCCGTAAACTGACGCACCGCGCGGGAGCACTACAACACTTAATGCGCATCTTCTACGGCTGGTGGGTGCTGGCGGCGAGCGTCGTCATCACCGCCTTTGGCACTGGACCGCTCTTCTACGGCTTCGGTATCTTTTTTCCGTCCATTCAGCAGGAGTTCGGCTGGAGCCGCACCCTCATCGGGGGCGCGTATTCCGCCGCCACCATCTCCGGCGGCCTCGTCACGATAGTGGTCGGGTTCCTCATAGAAAAGCTCGGGCCGCGCAAGCTCATGCTCGTGGGCATCAGCGCCGCCGCGGTCGGGTACATGGCCCTGTCGCTCGTCCAGTCGCTGTGGATGTTCTACGCCGTGTACATCGTGCTGATCGCCGTGGGCATCTACGGGGGCGTGCAAAGCCCCACGGAAGTCGTGACGGCTTACTGGTTTGTCCGGCGCCGCGCAATGGCCCAGGGCATGCTCTCCTCGGCCATCGCCGTCGGGGGGATGACCATCTCGCCCCTGTTGGCGATGGCCATATTGGCGTACGGCTGGCGCAATGCCGCCCTCGCGGTGGGCGTTGTGATAGCCGTGTGCTGCATCCCCGCGGCGCTGCTGGTGCGTGACCGCCCGCAGCAGATGGGCCTTTCGCCGGACGGGGTGCCAGCGCCGGGCGACGGCCAGGCGGCGGCCACTCCCGCCTCGGTGCGGGCGACAGATATGACGGTGCGGCAGGCCCTGAGGACGCCTCAGTTCTGGCTGCTCTCCGTGGCCCTGGCGCTGAAGTTCATCGGCTCCGGCGCCGTCTTCGTCCATCTCATCCCGTACCTGGTTGACCGGGGCTTCGACCGGCAGACGGCGGCCAACCTGCTGGGGCTTCTGGCCCTGGTGAGCATATTCGGGCGCGTCCTGTTTGGCTATCTGGGCGACCGTGTGTCCAAGCGGATATTGCTGACCGTGACCATGTGTCTGGAGTGCCTGGGCGTCATTCTTCTTATGGGCGCAACGACTCTCTCGCAGGTCATCCTGGCCGTGGTGGTCTTCGCCCAAGGCATGGGCACCCTGCCGCTCATCCCGGCCATCCGCGCGGAATACTTCGGGCTGGGCAAATTCGCGGCGCTGTCCGGCATCATGTGGGGCATCTCCACGATGGGGTTGGTGGCGGGGCCTGTCGTAGCGGGGCTGAGCTTTGACATAACGGGCAGCTACACGAGCGCCTTCGCGCTGTTCATCGGCGCGTACGTGGTCGCCATCCTCATCAGCGCGCTCACGCCGCCGCCTCGCCGCGTGGCCGCGCTGGTGGGACGGTAGTAGCGCGGAATGCCTGTTCGGCGCGCCAGCCCTGGACTATAATGGAGCGCGTATGAAGCCACGCAAGCAGGAGCAGCCCGAGCGCGTCGTCGGTGGCCAGGCGGGCACGGAGGACGCGCCGCTGGACACCAGCCTGCGCCCCAAAAAGCTGGCCGATTTCGTCGGTCAGGAAAAGGTCATTGGCAACCTGCAGATCGCCATCGCCGCCGCCAGGAAGCGGGGCGAGCCGCTCGACCACATGCTGTTTTATGGCCCGCCGGGCCTGGGCAAGACCACGCTGGCCTACATCATCGCTGCCGAGATGGGCGTTAGCCTGCGCATCACGGCCGGCCCCTCGCTTCAGCGCGGCGGCGACCTCGCCGCCATCCTCACGAATTTGAAGGAGGACGACCTCCTGTTCATTGATGAGGTGCACCGGCTGGCCCCTCCGGTGGAGGAGGTCCTCTACCCGGCCATGGAGGACTTCGCCGTGGACATCGTCATCGGCAAGGGGCCGGGCGCGCGGAGCCTGCGGCTGAGCCTGCCGCGCTTCACCCTGGTGGGGGCGACGACGCGCTACGCCCTGCTCAGCCCGCCGCTGCGGGACCGATTCGGTGCGGTGTACCGCCTGGACTTCTACTCGCCGGAGGCCGTCCGGCTCATCCTGGAGCGCTCCGCGCGCATTCTGGGCATCGCCGCCGAGGACGATGGGCTGTGGGAGATCGCGCGGCGGGCGCGGGGGACGCCGCGCATCGCCAACCGCCTGCTGCGGCGCGTGCGCGACTTCGCCCAGGTGCTCGGCGACGGGGTCATATCCCGCAAGGCGGCGGTGGAGGCGCTGGAGCGGCTGGATGTGGACGAGAAGGGGCTGGACCTGACCGACCACAGGGTGCTGCGCACCATCATCGAAAAGTACAATGGTGGGCCGGTGGGCCTGGAGACCATCGCCGCCTCCATCAGCGAGGAGGCGGACACCATCATGGACGTGTACGAGCCGTACCTGATGCAGATGGGCTTTCTGGGCCGGACGCCGCGGGGCCGTGTGGCGACGCGGCTGGCCTACGAGCACCTCGGCCTGCCGTTCAAGGAGCAGGCCGGTACCCAGCAGGCTGGCCTGTTTTAGGGGGCGGCGTCCCGCAACAGAAAGGCAGCGCCAGATGTTTGACGCGCCGCCAGGCGCATCCTCATGACCATCCTCACCACTGTCATCGGCAGCTACCCCGTCGAAGGGCTTGCGCCAGAGGCCGCCCTGCGCCGCGCCGTGGCCGACCAGCTAGCTGCGGGTGTGGACCTCATCGCCGACGGCCAGGTCCGCGGCGATATGATTACCCGCTTCGCCTCGCGCATCCGGGGCTATGATGTCTCCTCCGGCCGGTTCGCCATCTTCCAGAAGCTGGAGGAATTTCCGGAGCCAATCACCCTGGCGGACACTCTGCTGGCGCGGGAGATGGCCGGGGACCGCGCCGAGGTGAAGGCTGTGCTCACGGGGCCGACGACGCTGGCCCTGGCGTCCACGGTGCAGCCCGGAGCGCACTACCTGGGCAACGACGACGCCGATTTGGTGCACGTACTGGCGGACATCGTCGCCAACGAGGCCGCGGCCCTGGCGGAGGCGGGCGTCCGCGTGGTGCAGGTGGACGAGCCAGCCTTCAGCGTGGGCGGGGCGGACATCGAACTGGGCATCCAATGCGTCAATCGCATCGCGATGGAGGCGCCGGTGGTCGTGCTGCACGTCTGCGGCGACGTGCGCCCCTTCTTCGACAGGTTGCTGCGCGCGGACGTGGCGGTGCTGGCCATTGAGGGCACGCGCGAAGACCTCCTGCCCCCGCTGGACCGCCGGACGATGGAGGCGGCGGGCAAGAAGCTGTGCCTGGGCTGCGTGGACTCGGCGAGCGAACGCGTGGAAAGCGTGGATGAGGTGCGGCGACGGATAGAGCGGTTTGCGGAGCGGGTCGGCGTGGAGAACCTCTGGGTTGCGCCCGACTGCGGCCTGCGTCTCCTCAGCAGGGAATCGGCCCTGGGGAAGCTCACGGCGCTGGTGGAGGGCGCACGCGCGCTGGCGGGCTAGTACTTAGCCATGCAATAAGCACGGCATGGAAAGTCGCTCATGGTGAGCCCGTCGAACCATGAGCGGGGCTGGGGCGAACCTGGTGTATGCGAACTTACGCAACCGAGCACTAGCGTGACGCTGGGGAGGGCAACCAGCTATCGCGTACTGGCTCATGTTGTTTGCAGCTTCGCGGGCTGCTATAATTCGCACGTCATGCGCTCCTCAACCTCGGCCAGCCCCGTGTCCGTTGTAGCGGCCTTTACCTACGGCCCGTGGTCCCTGGAAGCGCGCCACGTCCA from the Dehalococcoidia bacterium genome contains:
- a CDS encoding DUF1858 domain-containing protein, translating into MTTERVTGETSVREALRRYPEAERIFERHGLGGCGGPRGPLEPIAFFARVHKVEPNVLLRELNEFVAEAEGRPRPPASPPSSAKRPHDIFPLFIKTSLAVALTAGFSLGTVIILYPALGGTLGAWWLPHVQVHGHAQILGWVGLFIMGIAYHAVPRMKATSLRRPWLAYLSYGLVLAGLALRLAGQPMPGGGPVRTALLLLSGLSELAGAALFLALIRATVVSSLQPRDIYEKFMLAGAAWLCVAALVNLALLGMMASSGQSYIPGPADDLLLHIYFIGFIVSFIFGMSVRTMPTFLGLPALNARGVNLAFLALNSGLAVRLAGMALGEGAPSVVLATAGAALEVAAFVTFALAIRVFSPSQPWVKETGMSRGHDKFLRAAYVWLMVAALLDATFTVLSLAGLGGAGFYGGNAQRHALGLGFVTLTIFGMASRVVPVFSGTRLHAPRLLLPIFILSIAGTGLRVGFGLFYFVSPPLSEAMRGLSGILGLSGLALFAYVIWRTLDSAGSKATTATPARRAPLTLTVQPLTQPVARAPAGPVSAAMLVAEVLDRWPGTLDVFVHHGFAPLADESMRQALAATVTVEQACRMRSVDAGALLRDLNVAAARDGRAAQSAGTTQS
- a CDS encoding DUF2249 domain-containing protein; the protein is MAILDVRDDLRQGREPFTRIMQTVDGLGPDESLELVAPFEPAPLYMVMERRGFSHHAEQTPDGDWRVVFSREKGD
- a CDS encoding Crp/Fnr family transcriptional regulator, with amino-acid sequence MVAVAFLRSIPYFKELDDAQLRQVASLVQERTLTRGQVILTEGTPGDGLYFVIMGRVKVFRMSPEGRQQVLRVMGPAETFNDVPAFDAGPNPANVEAMETTIVGVLSTQSVLRLVEQYPSFSLGMLRILAGRLRMLVTLVSDLSLLNVEGRVAKVLLAYAEMAPEREPSLRLTQQDLAAMVGTAREVVARALRSLEESGAIRREEGHIRVLDRKALADALSDAAK
- a CDS encoding NotI family restriction endonuclease translates to MPEHPLAEVFGFPITNASKEAQRYRKRRLCPFNNKVPNCTKDKASDPLGVCSVYNGKEVVITCPIRFRQDWVIAEDAAAFFFPHNAKWTSLVEVRLDDKNGESAGNIDVVLVAHDDRGRVLDYGALEVQAVYISGNVRRPFEYFMEDPISRANLIWRGKPNYPRPDYLSSSRKRLAPQLMFKGGILHAWNRKMAVALNKGFFQTLPALLEVEPEKADIAWLVYDLRYEASEDSYILEKYKTSYTEFEACLDQIAKPAIGEEHAFMERIQVKLDEKLDDGDSPDNQTINLEI
- a CDS encoding DNA adenine methylase; this translates as MALIANPPRRRVVNVASIPQRSLFRYPGGKTWLVPWIRMWLSTMAKKPRELIEPFAGGGIVSLTAVCEGLVEAATMVEIDEQVASVWQTILSDEYEWLVDRILTFDVTSETVQEELARPAANVRERAFQTLLRNRVNHGGILAPGSGLLRYGENGKGLRSRWYPETLARRIRAIQPYRNRLFFVQGDGLAFMVEKAPLRGVVYFIDPPYTVAGKKAGTRLYAHNNLDHEALFNIARTVAGDFLMTYDNAQGVVELAERCGFDRQAIAMKNTHHAEMTELLIGRDLSWGRM
- a CDS encoding TIGR03960 family B12-binding radical SAM protein, encoding MTDTLAPMSPETLDRILARVQKPARYIGGEWNSVVRDWDATDVRMAICYPDVYEVGMSNLGILMLYDEVNREPHYLMERFFAPGVDMAAELRRASLPYFSLETKHPLGAFDVLGFSYGAEMTYTNTLECLDVAGIPVLAAERTDAHPLVIGGGTCMVNPEPMSPFLDAVYVGEGEEAILELLAAYRELKLANGGERPPRADVLKRWAAIPGVYIPTYYHTAYREDGVVDHVQPTVPWAPKVVEKRTVAKLPPPLTHPVVPHLEAIHDRGGVEVMRGCTRGCRFCQAGYVYRPVRERPPDEVVNAVGEILRNTGYEEISLLSLSTADYTHVREVVEKIADRYHSERTVISLPSLRIDAFSVDLADTLARAQLKRQGFTFAPEAGSERMRRVINKYVPEEVILEATAQTARRGWNKLKFYFMVGLPTEEMEDVQAIVDLVGKVSLRYQQTCGKRPRIRVGVSTFIPKPHTPFQWLPQDRPDSLRRKQELLRRGLRKVGADFSWVDPAEAAIEGLLSMGDRRVGEVIYRAWRKGCRFDAWGEHFLLDKWLEAIAEVGLSLDFYVYRERPLDEVLPWAHVSAGVTYPFLRKEHKKTFVSVDTPDCRKEPCQVCGFQTRDNLCSLKYNDLVAFVRARKAATEDAHKLAGAAVP
- a CDS encoding MFS transporter, giving the protein MRIFYGWWVLAASVVITAFGTGPLFYGFGIFFPSIQQEFGWSRTLIGGAYSAATISGGLVTIVVGFLIEKLGPRKLMLVGISAAAVGYMALSLVQSLWMFYAVYIVLIAVGIYGGVQSPTEVVTAYWFVRRRAMAQGMLSSAIAVGGMTISPLLAMAILAYGWRNAALAVGVVIAVCCIPAALLVRDRPQQMGLSPDGVPAPGDGQAAATPASVRATDMTVRQALRTPQFWLLSVALALKFIGSGAVFVHLIPYLVDRGFDRQTAANLLGLLALVSIFGRVLFGYLGDRVSKRILLTVTMCLECLGVILLMGATTLSQVILAVVVFAQGMGTLPLIPAIRAEYFGLGKFAALSGIMWGISTMGLVAGPVVAGLSFDITGSYTSAFALFIGAYVVAILISALTPPPRRVAALVGR
- the ruvB gene encoding Holliday junction branch migration DNA helicase RuvB produces the protein MKPRKQEQPERVVGGQAGTEDAPLDTSLRPKKLADFVGQEKVIGNLQIAIAAARKRGEPLDHMLFYGPPGLGKTTLAYIIAAEMGVSLRITAGPSLQRGGDLAAILTNLKEDDLLFIDEVHRLAPPVEEVLYPAMEDFAVDIVIGKGPGARSLRLSLPRFTLVGATTRYALLSPPLRDRFGAVYRLDFYSPEAVRLILERSARILGIAAEDDGLWEIARRARGTPRIANRLLRRVRDFAQVLGDGVISRKAAVEALERLDVDEKGLDLTDHRVLRTIIEKYNGGPVGLETIAASISEEADTIMDVYEPYLMQMGFLGRTPRGRVATRLAYEHLGLPFKEQAGTQQAGLF
- a CDS encoding uroporphyrinogen decarboxylase family protein, whose amino-acid sequence is MTILTTVIGSYPVEGLAPEAALRRAVADQLAAGVDLIADGQVRGDMITRFASRIRGYDVSSGRFAIFQKLEEFPEPITLADTLLAREMAGDRAEVKAVLTGPTTLALASTVQPGAHYLGNDDADLVHVLADIVANEAAALAEAGVRVVQVDEPAFSVGGADIELGIQCVNRIAMEAPVVVLHVCGDVRPFFDRLLRADVAVLAIEGTREDLLPPLDRRTMEAAGKKLCLGCVDSASERVESVDEVRRRIERFAERVGVENLWVAPDCGLRLLSRESALGKLTALVEGARALAG